A genomic segment from Odontesthes bonariensis isolate fOdoBon6 chromosome 8, fOdoBon6.hap1, whole genome shotgun sequence encodes:
- the LOC142385610 gene encoding bestrophin-3-like isoform X2 has translation MYCDRYAEQIPVTFVLGFYVTLVVNRWWNQFVNLPWPDRLMFHISSCVQGKDEYGRLLRRTMVRYVNLTSLLIFRSVSTAVCKRFPTIDHVVEAGFMTPEERKVFENIRSPHLKYWIPVVWFSNLASKARQEGRIQDSIDLQNILNEMNLFRTWCATLFGYDWVGIPLVYTQVVTLAVYTFFFACLIGRQFLDPSQGHPGHDLDLYVPVFTLLQFFFYSGWLKVAEQLINPFGEDDDDFEANWIIDRNLQVSLLAVDEMHMNLPHMTKDMYWNDCDARPPYTLAAADYCIPSFLGSTTDMGLSDILQLDEADVCDSRPRQQDCNLTRRQESVLGRVRRLLSVQEPPDLRHPRPIFKRHSSDATGSFFPDFRVNPGPAEMAPPSSFVMPPTSMDTLSTLREVSSNPPSPESSSSIVFPQLVVSPPLFGETRDNEDSFGKQQNGLNHSPTGEPSILEAPSISRTGSICYPPSELGPKEFRWKTLNGKNGLPARPRGRQFSLQFSRQTSKASVRSLPSPSALGRRRRGLGRFQSRRSPGPTPDTLQPPPPDYDCEFQGTTGSEDEEKEEANHSEEVQNINSNSPSMEKK, from the exons ATGTACTGTGACAGATATGCCGAGCAGATTCCTGTCACCTTCGTCCTAG gtTTTTACGTGACTCTGGTGGTGAATCGATGGTGGAATCAGTTTGTTAACCTACCTTGGCCTGACAGACTCATGTTTCACATCTCCAG CTGTGTTCAGGGCAAAGATGAATATGGGCGCCTTCTGCGCCGGACAATGGTTCGTTACGTCAACCTGACGTCGCTCCTCATCTTCCGCTCGGTCAGCACGGCCGTCTGCAAACGGTTCCCAACCATTGACCACGTGGTTGAGGCAG GCTTTATGACTCCTGAGGAGAGGAAGGTGTTTGAGAACATACGCTCTCCTCACCTGAAGTACTGGATTCCTGTTGTCTGGTTCTCCAACCTGGCATCAAAAGCTCGGCAGGAAGGACGCATCCAGGACAGCATCGACCTGCAGAACATTCTCAAT GAGATGAATCTGTTCAGGACGTGGTGTGCGACTCTTTTTGGCTACGACTGGGTGGGCATCCCACTGGTTTATACTCAG GTCGTCACTCTAGCCGTCTACACCTTCTTCTTCGCTTGTCTGATTGGTCGTCAGTTTCTGGACCCCTCTCAGGGTCACCCCGGCCATGACCTTGATCTTTACGTCCCTGTCTTCACTCTGCTGCAATTTTTCTTCTATTCCGGCTGGCTTAAG GTAGCAGAGCAGCTCATCAACCCGTTTGGAGAGGACGATGACGACTTTGAGGCTAACTGGATCATTGACAGGAACCTTCAG GTGTCTCTGCTGGCAGTGGACGAGATGCACATGAACCTTCCTCACATGACCAAAGACATGTACTGGAACGACTGTGATGCCCGCCCGCCATACACGCTGGCTGCCGCAGATTACTGCATCCCTTCTTTCCTCGGCTCCACAACAGACATGGG ACTCTCTGACATCCTGCAGCTTGATGAGGCAGATGTGTGTGACAGTCGCCCACGGCAACAGGACTGTAATTTGACTCGACGTCAAGAGTCG gTCCTGGGTCGAGTTCGCCGACTGCTTAGTGTTCAGGAGCCTCCTGATCTCAGACATCCTCGACCCATCTTCAAACGACACAGCAGTGATGCAACTGGCAGTTTCTTCCCAGACTTTAG GGTCAATCCTGGTCCAGCAGAAATGGCACCACCCTCCTCCTTTGTCATGCCCCCGACTTCAATGGACACCTTGTCCACCTTAAGAGAAGTGAGCAGCAACCCACCTTCACCTGAGAGCTCATCTTCTATCGTTTTCCCACAGCTAGTCGTCAGCCCGCCATTGTTTGGTGAAACTAGAGACAATGAAGATTCTTTTGGAAAACAACAGAATGGCCTAAATCACTCCCCAACTGGAGAGCCATCAATCTTGGAAGCCCCAAG TATTTCCAGGACTGGCTCCATCTGTTACCCCCCTTCTGAACTGGGACCCAAGGAGTTTCGCTGGAAAACATTAAATGGCAAGAATGGGCTACCAGCTCGGCCACGGGGACGTCAGTTCTCACTCCAGTTCTCCAGGCAGACATCAAAGGCATCAGTCCGCAGCTTGCCAAGCCCCAGCGCCCTGGGGCGACGGAGAAGAGGCCTGGGTCGATTTCAGTCCCGGCGATCCCCTGGTCCAACTCCCGACACTTTGCAGCCCCCCCCGCCTGACTACGATTGCGAATTCCAGGGAACGACAGGGAGTGAGGACGAAGAAAAGGAGGAAGCCAACCACAGTGAGGAGGTCCAAAACATCAACTCTAATTCACCGAGTATGGagaagaaataa
- the LOC142385610 gene encoding bestrophin-3-like isoform X1, whose amino-acid sequence MTVTYSSKVANATFLSFHRLLLRWRGSIYKLLYREFILFALLYTLLSIIYRLVLSDQQKRLFEKLSMYCDRYAEQIPVTFVLGFYVTLVVNRWWNQFVNLPWPDRLMFHISSCVQGKDEYGRLLRRTMVRYVNLTSLLIFRSVSTAVCKRFPTIDHVVEAGFMTPEERKVFENIRSPHLKYWIPVVWFSNLASKARQEGRIQDSIDLQNILNEMNLFRTWCATLFGYDWVGIPLVYTQVVTLAVYTFFFACLIGRQFLDPSQGHPGHDLDLYVPVFTLLQFFFYSGWLKVAEQLINPFGEDDDDFEANWIIDRNLQVSLLAVDEMHMNLPHMTKDMYWNDCDARPPYTLAAADYCIPSFLGSTTDMGLSDILQLDEADVCDSRPRQQDCNLTRRQESVLGRVRRLLSVQEPPDLRHPRPIFKRHSSDATGSFFPDFRVNPGPAEMAPPSSFVMPPTSMDTLSTLREVSSNPPSPESSSSIVFPQLVVSPPLFGETRDNEDSFGKQQNGLNHSPTGEPSILEAPSISRTGSICYPPSELGPKEFRWKTLNGKNGLPARPRGRQFSLQFSRQTSKASVRSLPSPSALGRRRRGLGRFQSRRSPGPTPDTLQPPPPDYDCEFQGTTGSEDEEKEEANHSEEVQNINSNSPSMEKK is encoded by the exons ATGACCGTCACTTATTCCAGTAAAGTAGCCAACGCCACCTTCCTCAGTTTCCATCGGCTGCTGCTGCGCTGGAGGGGGAGCATCTACAAGCTTCTGTACCGAGAGTTCATCCTGTTCGCTCTGCTCTACACCCTCCTCAGCATCATATACAG GCTCGTTCTCTCTGACCAGCAGAAGAGATTGTTTGAGAAGCTTTCCATGTACTGTGACAGATATGCCGAGCAGATTCCTGTCACCTTCGTCCTAG gtTTTTACGTGACTCTGGTGGTGAATCGATGGTGGAATCAGTTTGTTAACCTACCTTGGCCTGACAGACTCATGTTTCACATCTCCAG CTGTGTTCAGGGCAAAGATGAATATGGGCGCCTTCTGCGCCGGACAATGGTTCGTTACGTCAACCTGACGTCGCTCCTCATCTTCCGCTCGGTCAGCACGGCCGTCTGCAAACGGTTCCCAACCATTGACCACGTGGTTGAGGCAG GCTTTATGACTCCTGAGGAGAGGAAGGTGTTTGAGAACATACGCTCTCCTCACCTGAAGTACTGGATTCCTGTTGTCTGGTTCTCCAACCTGGCATCAAAAGCTCGGCAGGAAGGACGCATCCAGGACAGCATCGACCTGCAGAACATTCTCAAT GAGATGAATCTGTTCAGGACGTGGTGTGCGACTCTTTTTGGCTACGACTGGGTGGGCATCCCACTGGTTTATACTCAG GTCGTCACTCTAGCCGTCTACACCTTCTTCTTCGCTTGTCTGATTGGTCGTCAGTTTCTGGACCCCTCTCAGGGTCACCCCGGCCATGACCTTGATCTTTACGTCCCTGTCTTCACTCTGCTGCAATTTTTCTTCTATTCCGGCTGGCTTAAG GTAGCAGAGCAGCTCATCAACCCGTTTGGAGAGGACGATGACGACTTTGAGGCTAACTGGATCATTGACAGGAACCTTCAG GTGTCTCTGCTGGCAGTGGACGAGATGCACATGAACCTTCCTCACATGACCAAAGACATGTACTGGAACGACTGTGATGCCCGCCCGCCATACACGCTGGCTGCCGCAGATTACTGCATCCCTTCTTTCCTCGGCTCCACAACAGACATGGG ACTCTCTGACATCCTGCAGCTTGATGAGGCAGATGTGTGTGACAGTCGCCCACGGCAACAGGACTGTAATTTGACTCGACGTCAAGAGTCG gTCCTGGGTCGAGTTCGCCGACTGCTTAGTGTTCAGGAGCCTCCTGATCTCAGACATCCTCGACCCATCTTCAAACGACACAGCAGTGATGCAACTGGCAGTTTCTTCCCAGACTTTAG GGTCAATCCTGGTCCAGCAGAAATGGCACCACCCTCCTCCTTTGTCATGCCCCCGACTTCAATGGACACCTTGTCCACCTTAAGAGAAGTGAGCAGCAACCCACCTTCACCTGAGAGCTCATCTTCTATCGTTTTCCCACAGCTAGTCGTCAGCCCGCCATTGTTTGGTGAAACTAGAGACAATGAAGATTCTTTTGGAAAACAACAGAATGGCCTAAATCACTCCCCAACTGGAGAGCCATCAATCTTGGAAGCCCCAAG TATTTCCAGGACTGGCTCCATCTGTTACCCCCCTTCTGAACTGGGACCCAAGGAGTTTCGCTGGAAAACATTAAATGGCAAGAATGGGCTACCAGCTCGGCCACGGGGACGTCAGTTCTCACTCCAGTTCTCCAGGCAGACATCAAAGGCATCAGTCCGCAGCTTGCCAAGCCCCAGCGCCCTGGGGCGACGGAGAAGAGGCCTGGGTCGATTTCAGTCCCGGCGATCCCCTGGTCCAACTCCCGACACTTTGCAGCCCCCCCCGCCTGACTACGATTGCGAATTCCAGGGAACGACAGGGAGTGAGGACGAAGAAAAGGAGGAAGCCAACCACAGTGAGGAGGTCCAAAACATCAACTCTAATTCACCGAGTATGGagaagaaataa
- the LOC142385610 gene encoding bestrophin-3-like isoform X3, giving the protein MTVTYSSKVANATFLSFHRLLLRWRGSIYKLLYREFILFALLYTLLSIIYRLVLSDQQKRLFEKLSMYCDRYAEQIPVTFVLGFYVTLVVNRWWNQFVNLPWPDRLMFHISSCVQGKDEYGRLLRRTMVRYVNLTSLLIFRSVSTAVCKRFPTIDHVVEAGFMTPEERKVFENIRSPHLKYWIPVVWFSNLASKARQEGRIQDSIDLQNILNEMNLFRTWCATLFGYDWVGIPLVYTQVVTLAVYTFFFACLIGRQFLDPSQGHPGHDLDLYVPVFTLLQFFFYSGWLKVAEQLINPFGEDDDDFEANWIIDRNLQVSLLAVDEMHMNLPHMTKDMYWNDCDARPPYTLAAADYCIPSFLGSTTDMGLSDILQLDEADVCDSRPRQQDCNLTRRQESVLGRVRRLLSVQEPPDLRHPRPIFKRHSSDATGSFFPDFS; this is encoded by the exons ATGACCGTCACTTATTCCAGTAAAGTAGCCAACGCCACCTTCCTCAGTTTCCATCGGCTGCTGCTGCGCTGGAGGGGGAGCATCTACAAGCTTCTGTACCGAGAGTTCATCCTGTTCGCTCTGCTCTACACCCTCCTCAGCATCATATACAG GCTCGTTCTCTCTGACCAGCAGAAGAGATTGTTTGAGAAGCTTTCCATGTACTGTGACAGATATGCCGAGCAGATTCCTGTCACCTTCGTCCTAG gtTTTTACGTGACTCTGGTGGTGAATCGATGGTGGAATCAGTTTGTTAACCTACCTTGGCCTGACAGACTCATGTTTCACATCTCCAG CTGTGTTCAGGGCAAAGATGAATATGGGCGCCTTCTGCGCCGGACAATGGTTCGTTACGTCAACCTGACGTCGCTCCTCATCTTCCGCTCGGTCAGCACGGCCGTCTGCAAACGGTTCCCAACCATTGACCACGTGGTTGAGGCAG GCTTTATGACTCCTGAGGAGAGGAAGGTGTTTGAGAACATACGCTCTCCTCACCTGAAGTACTGGATTCCTGTTGTCTGGTTCTCCAACCTGGCATCAAAAGCTCGGCAGGAAGGACGCATCCAGGACAGCATCGACCTGCAGAACATTCTCAAT GAGATGAATCTGTTCAGGACGTGGTGTGCGACTCTTTTTGGCTACGACTGGGTGGGCATCCCACTGGTTTATACTCAG GTCGTCACTCTAGCCGTCTACACCTTCTTCTTCGCTTGTCTGATTGGTCGTCAGTTTCTGGACCCCTCTCAGGGTCACCCCGGCCATGACCTTGATCTTTACGTCCCTGTCTTCACTCTGCTGCAATTTTTCTTCTATTCCGGCTGGCTTAAG GTAGCAGAGCAGCTCATCAACCCGTTTGGAGAGGACGATGACGACTTTGAGGCTAACTGGATCATTGACAGGAACCTTCAG GTGTCTCTGCTGGCAGTGGACGAGATGCACATGAACCTTCCTCACATGACCAAAGACATGTACTGGAACGACTGTGATGCCCGCCCGCCATACACGCTGGCTGCCGCAGATTACTGCATCCCTTCTTTCCTCGGCTCCACAACAGACATGGG ACTCTCTGACATCCTGCAGCTTGATGAGGCAGATGTGTGTGACAGTCGCCCACGGCAACAGGACTGTAATTTGACTCGACGTCAAGAGTCG gTCCTGGGTCGAGTTCGCCGACTGCTTAGTGTTCAGGAGCCTCCTGATCTCAGACATCCTCGACCCATCTTCAAACGACACAGCAGTGATGCAACTGGCAGTTTCTTCCCAGACTTTAG CTAG
- the nots gene encoding nothepsin → MLRLLFLLLWAWTSSAQIRVPLTRVPSIRTDLRAKGLLEEFLRDHRPDMFNRRYAQCFPPGTHSLRLGRSSEKIYNFMDAQYFGEISLGTPEQNFSVVFDTGSSDLWVPSSYCVSQACAAHRCFKAFESSTFHHDGRTFGIHYGSGHLLGVMGRDTLKIGDLTTLNQEFGESVYEPGSTFVTAKFDGILGLGYASLAEILGNPVFDNMMAQKLVESPVFSFYLTRKTTTSSPEGELMLGGIDEALYNGPINWLPVTAKGYWQIKMDSVAVQGVSSFCPRGCQAIVDTGTSLIAGPTNDILNLQQLIGATPTNIGEFLIDCARLSSLPHVTFVLGGIEYTLTSEQYVRKEMFGNRELCFSGFQAVDIVSPEGPLWILGDVFLTEFYSIFDKGQDRVGFARAKHPIEL, encoded by the exons ATGTTGAGGCTTCTGTTCCTGCTGCTGTGGGCATGGACGAGCTCAGCACAGATCAG GGTCCCTCTGACACGGGTGCCCTCGATTCGTACCGATCTGCGAGCCAAAGGTCTACTGGAGGAGTTCCTGCGGGATCACCGTCCTGACATGTTTAACCGCCGTTACGCTCAGTGCTTCCCGCCTGGCACACATTCACTGAGACTGGGACGCTCCAGCGAAAAGATCTACAATTTCATGGAT GCTCAGTATTTTGGTGAAATCAGTTTGGGGACTCCAGAGCAGAACTTCTCAGTGGTTTTTGACACCGGATCATCAGATCTCTGGGTGCCATCGTCCTACTGCGTCAGCCAGGCCTGTG CGGCACACAGGTGTTTCAAGGCTTTTGAGTCATCGACTTTCCATCATGACGGTCGAACATTTGGGATTCACTATGGATCAGGACACCTGCTGGGAGTGATGGGCAGAGATACACTGAAG ATTGGGGATCTGACTACCCTGAACCAAGAGTTTGGGGAGTCCGTGTATGAACCTGGGTCTACGTTCGTAACAGCAAAGTTCGATGGTATTCTGGGACTAGGCTACGCATCCCTCGCAGAAATCCTTGGAAACCCTGTTTTTGACAACATGATGGCACAGAAGCTAGTGGAAAGTCCAGTGTTTTCCTTCTACCTCACCAG GAAAACAACTACCAGCAGCCCAGAAGGAGAACTGATGCTAGGTGGAATAGATGAGGCATTGTACAATGGCCCAATCAACTGGCTGCCTGTCACTGCCAAGGGATACTGGCAGATTAAAATGGACAG TGTGGCTGTGCAGGGCGTAAGCTCGTTCTGTCCCCGTGGATGCCAGGCGATTGTTGACACTGGAACCTCCCTTATTGCCGGACCGACCAATGACATCCTCAATCTCCAGCAGTTGATTGGAGCCACACCCACAAACATTGGAGAG tttctcATCGACTGTGCCAGGTTATCCAGTTTGCCTCATGTGACTTTTGTCCTGGGTGGAATAGAGTACACGCTGACATCTGAGCAATATGTTAGAAAG GAGATGTTTGGCAACAGGGAGCTGTGTTTCAGTGGTTTCCAGGCCGTGGACATAGTTTCCCCCGAAGGTCCTCTTTGGATTCTGGGAGATGTATTTCTGACTGAGTTCTACAGCATCTTCGACAAAGGACAGGACAGAGTCGGCTTTGCCCGTGCTAAACATCCCATTGAATTGTAA